The stretch of DNA TGAAATTAGCTCATTTACTTCCCCTCAAAAGAATTGGCTCATTAACACTAAAAAATACGAAAATTGGACGTAGTATACGTTAAAAACTATCCACTGGACCACTGCCCATAAGGCAATAACGTCATCAAAGACATTTAATCTGGAATGTGACATGGCATATCTCACTTCATTGCCTTTGAACAATTCTTGGCGGTGGATAAGGCAGTCCCTCCAATAGGATAAATGACTTCAGGTTATGTAATCAACCCACCTCCTTCGGCAAAGACCTGGCCTAAATTTAAAGCTTGAGGTGCAAGTGTCAATATCGGAGCAATTTCTTATGTCTAGTGACATTGTGGAGATTATGCAAATTCTGCGTATTGACTTCAGTTGATCGTGTAAAAAAATGCAAATATATGTGTTTTAGCGGTCATTTACCATTCTGATGTGAGAACAGGAATAAGAAATTAATAGCATCTTTTTTTAAGTAAAAGGTGCACACGGCACACGAGCACCGCTTTCTTTCTATTAACACAATGACGCACAGCTCTCTTGCGTGCTCGAGAAAAAAATGGTGCACACACGCACTTGATGGAATGAGATTGTGTTTCATTGGACAACATGGAAGAAATTTGAACGTGGGCACATGGCAAACTTGTCATAGACTGAGTCTAACAAAAAAGCTGATAATACACACATTAGTTTGTATGGATTGACACGATGTTCTAGTTATGCGTGTTTGATAGGGAAAAACTGGTTCCAAAAGCATAACTATCTGATCAGAATTTGATGCTTGCGATCATGTGAAATAACTCTAGCTCTCAAGCATTTCAAGTTGCATTGCTACAGGCATTCTGAAGTGCTTCCAGGAACTAATTCCGTTCATGATTGAGCGGATCAAATGATGTAGCTAAGGCCGAGTCAACTTATGTTCTGCTGTCAGCATTAAAAAATTTTAGAGTAAATTCAGCAGATCTTCTATCAAACTCCCTACTCTAGATTTAGAGGGtgaagtaaaaaaaaaactaaCTCCAGCAGGCTCTCTATTTAAGCTCTTAAAATGAGGAGGCCTCCAAATCTCCCCCTCCACCCCCAGGTCTAGGGGGTCTCTAGGAAACCCTCCATCCGTGGGTTCCATCCAACTGCATCTTCTTTCCCCCTCTTGACGCGCAGCGCCTCCCATGCCGAGACCCTCATCGTATTGCGCCGCAGTGCCGCCCCCTTGCAGTGCTGCCTAGCCGCCCCGTCTCCTCTTCATAGTCGTGTTGTGCGCCCGAGCTCTGGCCGCCCAAACCCGAGCTCTGGACGCCCTCCGCACGCCATGTCCGAGCTTCGGCCGCCCCTCGTGCCGGCGCCATGTGAGCCCGAGCTTCGGCCGGCCCCTGCCTGCCGACACCGCGCGAGCCAAGCTCTGGCTGCCCTCCGCACGTCGGTGCGCCAGTTCCGAGCTTTGGCCGCCATTCTCGCCAGCGTTACGCGAGCCCAACTCCGACCGGTCGCTGCCCAACAGCACCGCGCGAGCTGAGCTCTGGCCGTCCTCCGGGCATGGGTGCGCCAGGCCTGAGCTCCGGCTGCCCCTCCCGATGGCTCCGCGCCAACTTGAGCTTTGACCGGCCCTACCTGCCGGCGCTGCGCGAGCCAAGCTCTGGCTGCCCTCCGCGCATCAGTGCTCTAGGTCCGAGCTCCGGCTGCCACtcccaccggcgccgcccgagcctAGCTCCGACCAGCAGCTGTCAAGCGCCGCCATGCAAGCCGAGCTCTGGCTGCCCTCCGTGCATTGGTGCGCTAGGCCTAAGCTCCGaccaccccacctgtcggcgctcGTGCTCTCCAGCTCCAAATGCCATGGGGACGAAGAAAgaagaggggaagaagaaaaaagaagaagaaaggagacATGACAAATAGGCTCCACATACCAGGAGGAAGTAGGGGTTGAGATATAGAGGTTTTTTCTGGAGTTGGAGGAAAAATTCAAGCCCTCAGAAAATAGGAAGAGCTTCTACTTGACAAGTAGAGGGTTTAATTTGGGGAGTATTGCTGGAGTTGCTCTTAGCAAAGCCCTTCTATTGATAGCCAAAATTGGCAAGGACCGAGGTTGACCGGTCAGACCAGTTGGGTCTGCTATAGTCCGAGTAGGTTTAGATTTTGTAAATCGTGATCTTTGTAAACCAACTCGTGAAGGGGTACGACTTCCCCGGCCTATATATACGGAGGCTAAGGCTGATTTGAGGGGAATCCCAATCGATTCAACCTATTGCACTTACTTTTTACTCTCCAAACCTATCTCTTTGCCAAACCCTAATTCTGTTCTTCTTGCATCTTACGGCGTTCGAGAGCGTTCTGAGTGGCCTGCCGACCTCAGAGCAACCCTAGCTCCATTAGCCCTGGCAGGGTCCCTCCCGAACTTGTGGTTCTAGGTCTCCGCGCTGCCTGGAAGAACCGATCTGTAGAAGCGGTCTGACCGGCCTGCGCAGGAGCACCGCCGGTGACGATCATTTGCGATCCGCGCGTTCTAGCGCATTCGGTGTGTTGACCAGATTTGTGTCAACACCTTCCATGTATCAACCAACTAGGATTTGCAACAATTTTCTGGAACACATCATGCGGTTGATGTATGACCTGGTCTATGATCGGTTGAGCTCATGTTGCAGAGATAAACAACTGAAATGTTCTTcaccaaagaaaaaaaaagataactAAATACAGTACAGCTAAAACATCCAAATATTCCACTTCTTGTTTCTTAACATACTTGCATGTATACCTGCAATTGTTCCCCATTTCCCTCCTGTGTTAAGGTCAAAGACGAGGGCACATGCTCTTGCACGCCCTTGCTGAGCGTTGAGCAATCACGACCTGGCACCCAACCACTACATTGATGGCTATAATAGCGCAAATCCTGTCATTTTCCTAATAATGCAAGTGGCACGCCATTGACTCCAACTGGTCTTCCccaattttttttcttcttaaaTTTAATCCAAGGTATGTGGTCACTTATTGGATGAGCTGAGGTTACAGGTTCATTTTAATTCATAGGAGATGAAATATGAATATCTACCAATATCTTGACCCGTTCCGAATGAACATGATGCGTTCCTCCCTACATTACATACCAACCAATATGACCTACTGCAATACAACCGGAGCTTCTCACCTTGCAGAAGATGAGCGACTAAGAGCACTCCAGGGGCATCTCAAGAAACTGTCCAAGCATGGGGCTTCCTCCATGGCTTGTCTTCTTGTTCGGTGTTCTTGTGCAGACTTCTGCAATCTTGGCCGATACGGATTCGCGAGACTGTATGTTTCCGTTCTTCCTCCAGTGTTTGTGATTTTCAATGCTAATTTGCTCATTCTATTGCTCTTTCTTGTCCACCTGTGCAGCTTCTGCCCTCATTGCAATTACTGATAACTGGAAAAATAAGCCATCAAACTGGAATGGCAATGACCCGTGCAGAGACAAGTGGATCGGGATAATTTGCACGGGGAACCGAGTCACTTCTGTGTTAGTATCAGCATCGCAGAAAAATAAGCTCATGGTTTCTGTTTCTTCTAGTTAACCTATCTAGACGAATAGCGAGCGCTCATATgttgttcttcttcttggctGGATGTTTTGCAGAAGACTTTCAAGTATTGGACTGTCAGGGACTCTTTCAGGGGACATCCAGTCTTTGTCGGAACTCGTATACTTGTACGTGATTTACTCAATCAGAAAATCATTTTTTTCAATTTTAAACATCATTTTAGTTTTTAAAGGAAACTGAACTTCTGATTTCACCAAAGTTTAGTTAAAGATTTTTTAATCTGGCCTAATCATCCATATAGTGTGAATTTGGTATGGTATGCAAGCAAATGAAGTTAACTGTTCCTGTTTGATTCAGGGACTTATCCTACAACAAGGACTTGGGTGGTCCTCTACCTGCAACCATTGGTTCCTTGAGTAACCTCCAAAACTTGTGGGTAGTCAAACTTGGATGAGTTCAGTTGGCTCACTACCTTCAGAATTGCTGCGCATAGATTCATCTTGGACTTATTCCACCTCTCATTTCTCTGCAGAATTCTTGTTGGTTGCAGCTTCTCTGGTGAAATACCAAAAGAATTAGGACAGTTGTCGAAACTTATATTCTTGTAAGGACCTCACAACTCATACTTTCCGACCTTTCGCTTGGCTTCAGTAGTATTCATTGAACTCTATGCCTGCAGATCACTGAACTCCAATAAGTTCTCTGGCTCCATCCCGGCATCACTAGGCAACCTCTCAAAGCTATACTGGTTTGATCTGGCAGACAATAAGCTCACAGGAGAACTTCCCATATTCGACGGGACAAATCCTGGGTTGGATAATCTAACAAATACAAAACACTTGTAAGTGCATTACCCAAATTATATTCGTTAATATATAGATATTTTTGAAAAAGTTGTAGCTTGATGACCCTTTTGTCGCAGCCACTTCGGGATCAACCAGCTGTCAGGCCCCATACCGAGCCAGATTTTCTCCTCGCATATGAAGTTGATACATCTGTAAGAATAACCTAAATTCTCAACTCAACTCACAACTTAATTTTATTGTGAAGCTCAGACAATGGTTTGTTTGTTTCATGTTTCAAGGCTTCTTGACAACAACAACTTTTCTGGAAGCATTCCCCCAACATTAGGACTTCTTAGCACACTAGAAGTTCTGTAAGTTACAGTACATCATCTATATATCGTTCCCGGCTGAGAAGAGAAATGTAGAAATTTTATATTAGCATGTACTGCTTCTGATCGTGAAGTTATATTGGCACAGGCGTTTCGACAACAACCCCCAGCTGAGTGGGCCAGTTCCTAGCAATATCAACAACCTCACCAAGCTTGCAGAACTGTGAGTGTGCTCTGTACTTATGTGTGTATGCTTTTTGTCAGTATCAGTTCTACAATACTAGGAAGCTTACTACAGTACTATTCCTTTTGTTTTTTCACATTAGCCACCTAGAAAACAGCAAGTTGACTGGTCCACTACCAGATCTTACAGGAATGAGTTCACTCAGCTTTGTGTAAGTGATAAGCCCACATTTTCCTTTCTGAATTCAAGACATGGGTATCCAACTTTTGAATCTTTTGCAACCTTGTTGTAGGGATATGAGCAACAACAGCTTCAATGCATCTGATGTTCCTTCCTGGTTCACTACTTTGCCGTCTTTAACCTCATTGTAACCCTTTCTGCTCTCCTCCTACCTCTGATGCTACTTCATTTGCAGCACACTTTTTCTGAACTTTCTTTGAATGCAGATTCCTTGAAAATCTGAAAATTGGCGGCCAGCTACCACAAGCTCTCTTCAGCCTTCCTGCTGTTCAGACATTGTAAGTGATTGTATCAGTACGATCAAGTCTAGAAGAATGTGTAGAGACGAAACTACTGTGATTGACTGATCGTTTCCTATGTATTGAGACTGATAGGATCATATCGGATAGATTGAAAATCAATCCTTAACAGATCCTGTCCATCCAAGGCTGCCTAATCCTTCGAGATCCTAACATATACTCTTAAGAGAATGTAACAACTAGTCAATTAGATAGGGTTACAATTTACAACACAGTGAAGTCAACAGCTGATCAAGACAAGAATACGCAAACAGATATGCTCAAACAATTCATGTTCAGTTCACTGATACTTCCCGATAACCGCAGGAGGCTCCGGGGCAACCGTTTCAACGGCACGCTAACTATTGGGTCGGATTTCAGTACTCAGCTCCAACTAATCGATCTTCGGGACAACCAGATCTCAGCTAACACTGTTGGGGGATCACAGTACAGCAAGACACTCATGTGAGAACACACTTCTCTGTCTTACTGCTTACAGTGTGTGATCTGATCTTGTTCACTGCTGACCTCCACTTTCTCTTGACACCACAGACTTGTCGGAAACCCGATCTGCGTGCCGGGTAGCAATGAGAAATACTGCGTGGAACCAGGGCAATCTAATCCGACGGCGGCTCCGTACTCTACTGCAAGGAACTGTTCGGCGTTACCAACCCCATGCCTCTCAAACCAGCTCCTGAGCCCATCGTGCATCTGTGCCGTGCCATACAGAGGCACCCTGTTCTTCAGATCGCCATCGTTCTCTGACTTGACCAGTCCCACGAACTTTGTCACGCTGGAGAAGGACATGGAAACCAAGTTCGAGAAACTAAACGTCCCGGTGGACTCGATCGCCATCCACGACCCTTTCTTCGACTCGAACAACAACCTGCAGATGAGCCTTGAGCTGTTCCCAAGTGGCAAGGTTCAGTTCAGCGAACAAGACATTTCTGATGTTGGGTTTATACTGAGCAACCAGACATACAAACCGCCCGGCACGTTCGGCCCGTACTATTTCAATGGGCAGCAGTACAGTTTTGCCAATGGTAAGGCCATTCAATTCATTCAGAAAATGCACTTCAGAATTCAGATAGTGTAGCACTAGCACCTCCTGGTATGGTCGTTACACCCAGAAGCTCAACATTTTTCACGTGTGTAGACCTGGCAGTACCATCGCAATCGAAGAAGACGAACCGCCTACCGCTTATAATTGGAGCGTCGGCTG from Panicum hallii strain FIL2 chromosome 3, PHallii_v3.1, whole genome shotgun sequence encodes:
- the LOC112886727 gene encoding probable leucine-rich repeat receptor-like protein kinase At5g49770, with product MGLPPWLVFLFGVLVQTSAILADTDSRDSSALIAITDNWKNKPSNWNGNDPCRDKWIGIICTGNRVTSVRLSSIGLSGTLSGDIQSLSELVYLDLSYNKDLGGPLPATIGSLSNLQNLILVGCSFSGEIPKELGQLSKLIFLSLNSNKFSGSIPASLGNLSKLYWFDLADNKLTGELPIFDGTNPGLDNLTNTKHFHFGINQLSGPIPSQIFSSHMKLIHLLLDNNNFSGSIPPTLGLLSTLEVLRFDNNPQLSGPVPSNINNLTKLAELHLENSKLTGPLPDLTGMSSLSFVDMSNNSFNASDVPSWFTTLPSLTSLFLENLKIGGQLPQALFSLPAVQTLRLRGNRFNGTLTIGSDFSTQLQLIDLRDNQISANTVGGSQYSKTLILVGNPICVPGSNEKYCVEPGQSNPTAAPYSTARNCSALPTPCLSNQLLSPSCICAVPYRGTLFFRSPSFSDLTSPTNFVTLEKDMETKFEKLNVPVDSIAIHDPFFDSNNNLQMSLELFPSGKVQFSEQDISDVGFILSNQTYKPPGTFGPYYFNGQQYSFANDLAVPSQSKKTNRLPLIIGASAGGAVLAVAVVVIVVFIARRKRTPKGTEDRSQSFVSWDMKSTSASTVPQLRGARMFSFDELKKITNNFSEANDIGNGGYGKVYRGTLPSGQLVAVKRSQQGSLQGSLEFRTEIELLSRVHHKNVVSLVGFCLDQDEQILVYEYVPNGTLKESLTGKSGVRLDWRRRLRVVLGAAKGVAYLHELADPPIVHRDIKSSNVLLDERLNAKVSDFGLSKPLGEDGRGQVTTQVKGTMGYLDPEYYMTQQLTEKSDVYSFGVLMLEVVTARKPLERGRYIVREVKAAVDRSKDLYGLHELLDPALGAAPSALAGLEQYVDLALRCVEEAGADRPSMGEVVSEIERMVKMAGGPGPESASESMSYASRTPRHPYGGDSSFDYSGGGMPSTRVEPK